The following DNA comes from Salminus brasiliensis chromosome 21, fSalBra1.hap2, whole genome shotgun sequence.
tataaaactcgtGTAGATGCGAGTAGGTTCTCCGATGGGTGTGGGGAATGAATTAAATGGCTGTATTAAACTGCAGGTGACTAAGTGTTGAAAGAAAAGCCTTTATCTTTATCGTAGGACCCATGAATATTTATGAATGATGATTTCTAGATGTTGTGGGGGtggtttttgtgtttgttttttatgagTAAAATGCTAAATCCCAGTTTGTCAAACATTGAGGTTATATTCTGGTTATATTTAGGAGGTACTGGAGCAGAGATGGTTCTTTGTTTTTTCGTTCTGTTTTGTGCACTGTGGAATAATAGTCCAGCGGCGCTGTTTGaagctgtgatgctgtttggCCAATAGAGGGTGCAGATGCTCCACAGTTTTTAAAGCTTATTGGTGACATTTTAAGGGAAAAAATGAAACTGATCTATCTTGAAAGGAAGAAGAGCTCACAATGTAGGCTGGTGCTTGAGTGACATTGAAGTCACATGATCTATGTTTAGAGCACATCAGATGACTCCGTTCTGTTTAGCGTTTACACTGTTGTCACATTCAGTCACTTTCTAAATGTTGAACCAATTAAATGTCCAAATCTAGTAATATTTGAGCACTATGTGCACATCattgctgtttgtttttctatgtgtgtgtcagtcagtATCTATTGTGGTATTTCCTTGACCCTGCTGCTGTTCAGATACACACAGAACGGTATTCTTCACATGCTGGAGAGGAACAAGCGCATCAAGCCAAGGCCGGAGCGGTTCCAGAGCTGTAAAGAGCAGTTTGATCTGGTCATCACATGTGAGGAAAGAGTGTATGACCAGGTCCTAGAGGGTGAGCAgattagtctgtgtgtgtgtgtgtgtgtgtgtgtgtgtgtgtgtgtgtatgggtttgCTTTCAGATCTCAGTGATGGGGTGCATGTGACCTTGAGTTTAGATATGCTACAATGAGAGCCACTGTTCTGAAGAGTCACTGAAGAGCCAACCACAGTGTGTTTAACTGTGTGCTGTGACCGTCCTGAGCAACCACAGCTCCAGACAAGTGTGTGGGTGTTTCAAAGAAGCGTGTTCATTAAATCAACATAAGAAAATTCATCAAAATAATGCAGCCTAAACCCAGCCTGCTTCTAGAGAACTTGTAGCTGCCCAGAAGAGTTCTAGAATGAGTTCCAAAATGTGAGAGTTCTGTGATGTAAGTAATTGCAACAGTTCCAGAATGCAAGTAATTGTGAGGGTTTTGAAATATGAGTAATGCTGAGTTCTGGAATTTAATATTTCTAGAATGCGAGTGTTTGTGAGAGTTCTGGAATTTAATATTTCTAGAATGCGAGTGTTTGTGAGAGTTCTGGAATTTAATATTTCTAGAATGCGAGTGTTTGTGAGAGTTCTGGAATTTAATATTTCTAGAATGCGAGTGTTTGTGAGAGTTCTGGAAGGTAAGTCATGGTGAGAGAAATGCAAATTCTTTGTGAGAGTTCTTGGTTTGGCTGGTGTTGCTGAGCACTGCTGATCTAATGTTAGTCTGTTAATGTAAAACGTAGGGGAGTGTGTAAAACTgagtgtgtgggtttgtgtttgttctcATCAGACCTGAACTCCCGTGAGCAGGAGACGTTCCAGCCTGTGCACGTCATCAATGTGGACGTCCAGGACAACCACGAGGAGGCCACACTCGGAGCCTTCCTCATCTGTGagctctgccagtgtgtaagtatccaatacatacacacacacacacaatccctgTAGCACTGTGCACAGGTGAGTGACAGGCTTCAGTGCTGGTTAGAGTGTTGACAAggctgactctctctctccctctctgtctttctctctcagatTCAGCACACTGATGATATGGAGAATGAAATAGATGAGCTGCTGCAGGAGTTTGAGGACAAAAGCAGCCGCCCGTTCCTCCACACAGTCTGCttttactgaccactgaataatctcacacacacacacacacacacacacacacacacacatactgacacTGAACACATGCAATAGTCATAggtccatacacacacagaaattgATTGCCTTCtctttacatatacacacacacacacacacacacatcaatacAGGTCTCCTAGTCTAAACCTCAGACCTGTGCTGGTCTGGTCGCTGTTCGGTCTAGCAGAAAAGATGTGAACTggtacagaaacacacaggcaACCACCTCAGGCCATCCAGGGAGATTGCACACAACATTATTTCTCGTTTAGCTGGATAACTTCTGCCCAAAGGTTTTCATTAAGCCTTGcatttttaataacaataatataagtAATAATTATCTTTCATACGCAAACATGCATCTGACTGAATCGCATTAAACAAACAAGactgtaaataaacagcaaATGGCCAGTACATTGTTTTGGCTTCTATCCAAATCATACCTTCCTGGAAGCTGTGATTTGGATCAAACAAGCTGTTTATGGCGATATTGCACCATCATTTAGCTGGATAAATTAAGCCAAAAGTCAGGATTATCTGATTTTAATCAGACTTTCCTCGGTTTTGCCTcaagttattcagtgaatatAGCCTCAAGAACCCATGCAGAATCCACACTGACCTCAGCCTTCTCACACCACACCATCCCGTCACACTGAATCACCCAAACAACATTCTAAATACCAACTGACAGCTTCTGCACCTGgagtttccacacacacacacacacacacacacacacacacatgcacattcacTTCAGTCACATCATTAGCATCATATTTACAAtttacattacttttttttattattattattcgttCCCCTTTAATCAGACCCACCATGGTTTATAGTGAGCTGTTTTAGCCTAAAGGATACAAATCGTAACTCAacttttactagtaaaaattcacatttttaaagatatGCACAATTTTTACTAGTAATATCAGATGTACAGCCGTTCCACTTATACATAATGTAAGTCTGCCTTCTCGTGCATTACAATAGATATACATGGAATCTCAATatctgtaataataaaaatgtaattaaactcCAATTACAGATTTACCAGTATAAAAGTAGTAGTACTAATTATAGGCCTTTACTAATTCTGACTAGCAAAATGTtggatcatttaaaaaatatatatatttatatatttatatttataatagttGGTATACTGGTTAAAACCTTAATTGTAGTCAAGATCTTTTGAGATCTGAAACTAAATTAGAGATATTAAATTACCATTTGTCAGAATGAATTTATATGGAGCTATTTACAAGTCAGAATTACGGAGTAGGTATCAGCTCCACATGTCCGTAAATTAATTTTGACTGCTGAAAATGATAATTCAGGATCTCTCTAATTTTGTAAATTAATATGAATTCAGATATGTGCGGTTTCACATCTCTTGCAATGTAATTGTAGATATTTATAATCTGGGTTTGGACTGGGCATAATTAATGTCAGACGACAGTTTCTGCTGGTTAGAATTTTGTATATATCCGTAATTGGAGTTTTTCCTGGATTAATGCAATTCTTGATTATCATTAGAAAATGATATTCCCTGTAAATCAGCGGTAACACAAGACTAGTCAGAATTACATTACACACAGTATGCAGTTCTGGAAATATGACTACTCAATTTCTTCAAAAAGATTTAGATCTGATATTACTAGTAAAAATTATATAGTTATCTGAAATTAGAACATCTACAAAAATTGTTAGGGTTTGTTTTGCTGCTCATGTTTTAGGCTAAAACAGCTGTAACGGTTACACATTAGAACAcaatatattatacataattaTATTTATCACTTTTCCCCTTGTTTGTTTTGCCTTCTCATTTCTAAAAGCGGCAGTTTCATTCTCCAGCTAaacattttgttctttttattattgttattaatttgttttatataattaatatgacGACCCTATTTGcgttggtgtgtttgtgtgtatttgtgcagaTTGGGGTCAAAGGGTCAGATTTGAGTGagaagtgtatgtgtgtgtgactgtctgaGTGAACTAGTGTTTAAAAATAAGAACATTTTTACTTGAACTGATGACAATGacaacgatgatgatgatgatgataatgagtTTCTGATGGTCTCTCTGTAATTTCTATTATTTTTGTTCATAGCTATTTAAACCTTATTTGACTTGGATAAATATATAGAAtgagttgttttttgttttggatttttttttccgtttttttctcttttttttttttcttttgtaaattGAAAACAAGTATAATTGTAAGCGGAAAACGCGCAAGTCCAGAGTGCCTGAACTTCTTTGTGTAAATATTAAGcttaaaaatgcaaaataaacctCTGAAGAAAATGCAACCAATCTGCTGTCTTTATTTACCGAGTAACAATctgtggccactttatcagaaccCCCCTTGACTCCATTCATTCAGATGTCTGATGGTTGTCTCTCTCTACTGATAATGGGTCGAGGGAGTCTGATAAACTGCAGTCTGTAACTGAATACCTACAAAGTGCACCGGTATGGTCACCAGGCCAACTGAGCTATTTACTGATTAGCTAATGGGACATAAACTCAAATCAATCAAGATAATGGAACAACAGTTAACACACACGCTTAGAATGTGAGCTGAGGTGTGTGATCTGCATGCATTATTACTGCAGGTAAAGCAGCCCGGTGTCAGTAACCCCCTGCAGGTATCACTGACCTGGTTGTGTTTCACAGGTGTGTTTACCTGTGCAGGTAAAGTCTAGGAAGGGTGGCAGAGAGtgtgatgtgtgagtgtggctgtagtatgtatagtgtatgggttgtgtgtgtgtgtgtgtgtttggaaacaAATATACAttgcataaataaatagtaacatttaaaaacatatacagtatgtttaACACTATTGAACATGGTCCACAGTAAAGTATTGTAATGTGTATAGACTGTAAATGTAGACTGTAaaatttaaaagaaagaaaagtaatATAAAAAAGCTTACAAATGGTGAACGTAAAATACTGTTCAATTGGAAGAATATACTGTGGTCAGTTActacaatttaaaaatatatacagtagaaATGACACTTAAATTAGAAAATGATGcattatatacataaaatatacattaagGTAATAATAGTGAAAAGACTGATAAATGATTGGAAAAGTATAATACTGTAAAGTCAAATAATATACAGATAAAATGTGACACTAAAATTGAAACATAAAGGTATAATAATGTACAAAAATACTGTAAGTTTAGAAGGTGTGATACAATGTTTAAAATGATacaatgtgtaaaatgtaaagttTGAAAAATATACAGTAAGTaaaatactgtactatacttatagatatagtacagtattttacttactatatattacatataactttacatatatattacatataacttatatatatatatatatatatatatatatatgtgtgtaaataGTGAACATATATTAAAAGTGTAATAAGTAGATAATAAAGTAGGTAAATGGTAGTAATAAAATATCTGCCCTAATAATTCTGCCACAGATCAGACCagctgtacagtgtgtgtatctgtgcagTGTAGTGCGTGttcagtgtttactgtgtgtgctGACTACACGTGTatcgtatgtgtgtgtgtgtgtgtgtgtctgagttcAGCTCTTCCCGCCAGAACCGTTAGGGGGCGCCGCGGTGGGAGGCGCGCGCCAGCGGAAGTATATGGCGCGGAGGGGAGCGCGAGGTACCGTTCTGTAGAGCCCGCGGAGCCTCACGcgctgctgtgtgtctgtgtgtgtgtgttagtgggaAAGCAGGGGCACGAGGGGGCAGTTAGAGCCCCGCGCGCGCGCAGGCATGGGGGCTCGGGCTGGTGTGACGTCGTGATCGATGGAGCtgcagtgaggaggaggaggatgatctTCATGCTCAGCGGCGCTGCTGTGGTGATGGTGAGGAAACACACTCGCGcgcgcgctcacacacacatagagctgTGCTGTGGACGCGTTTGGTGTGCAGTGGGAGCGCGAGCGCGACACTCGCTGAGATCTTCattgttgtgagtgtgtgtgtgtgtgtgtgtgtgtgtgtttgtgggtatgtatgtgtgtgtgtgtttgtgttgatgaCCACAGCGCTGtgttgctcctcctcctctaggCCATCGCGTGCTGCTTGGACATGAACGCGCTGCTGGACCGCTTTCACAACTACATTCTACCGCACGTGCGCGGGGCGGATCGCGTGTGTCACTGCACCTGTGGCAGgtaaggagggaaggagggagggagggagggagtgagggtGGGTGTCTGGTTTCAgtcctaatctaacacacctgatccaggtgAGCAGTGTCTTCAGGGGGTCAGATCAGGATCAGGTGTGCTACAGTGAAGGTTGCAGAAAACAGGTTGTGAACATTCAGGTGAATTATGATGAATGTGGGTTTGTCCAGCTGTGTACTTTCATCAGGTGTGCTGGATTCCAGTGCACTGAGACCAGGTGTGTTACAGTAAAGATCATTAAAAGCAGGTGCACTGCCGTTCCATATGTTCAGGTGCATTCAGACCAGGTTCCGTTCCATATGTTCAGGTGCATTAAGACCAGGTTCCGTTCCATATGTTCAGGTGCATTCAGACCAGGTTCCGTTCCATATGTTCAGGTGCATTCAGACCAGGTTCCGTTCCATATGTTCAGGTGCATTCAGACCAGGTTCAGTTCCATATGTTCAGGTGCATTCAGACCAGGTTCCGTTTCATATGTTCAGGTGCATTAAGACCAGGTTCAGTTCCATATGTTCAGGTGCATTCAGACCAGGTTCCGTTCCATATGTTCAGGTGCATTCAGACCAGGTTCCGTTCCATATGTTCAGGTGCATTAAGAC
Coding sequences within:
- the ssu72 gene encoding RNA polymerase II subunit A C-terminal domain phosphatase SSU72: MPSQPLRVAVVCSSNQNRSMEAHNILSKRGFDVRSFGTGTHVKLPGPAPDKPNVYDFKTTYEQMYSDLVRKDKELYTQNGILHMLERNKRIKPRPERFQSCKEQFDLVITCEERVYDQVLEDLNSREQETFQPVHVINVDVQDNHEEATLGAFLICELCQCIQHTDDMENEIDELLQEFEDKSSRPFLHTVCFY